In one window of Streptomyces sp. NBC_01224 DNA:
- a CDS encoding sigma factor-like helix-turn-helix DNA-binding protein, with protein sequence MTEATDLAARAGDHDPRVGLRAVAALRRLLEQLEAVQVRSARVKGWSWQEIAAELGVSRQAVHKKYGRH encoded by the coding sequence ATGACCGAAGCAACGGATCTCGCCGCGCGCGCCGGTGACCACGACCCCCGGGTGGGGCTGCGGGCGGTCGCCGCACTGCGACGGCTGCTGGAGCAACTCGAAGCCGTGCAAGTCAGAAGCGCCCGCGTGAAGGGCTGGTCGTGGCAGGAGATCGCGGCCGAGCTGGGTGTCAGCCGACAGGCCGTGCACAAGAAGTACGGGAGGCATTGA